A region from the Campylobacter blaseri genome encodes:
- a CDS encoding response regulator transcription factor — MINVLMIEDDVEFAQILSEYLLKFNIKITNYEDPYLGLSAGVKNYDLLILDLTLPGMDGLEVCREIREKYDIPIIISSARSDVSDRVIGLQIGADDYMPKPYDPKEMYARIMSLIRRYKKTSEAQESEIDSAFRVDEKRHEIYYNNEPLVLTPAEYEILEYLIKQHSFSVSREQLVYNCKSLKDKDSKSLDVIIGRLRAKIGDNSKNPKHIFSVRGIGYKLIG, encoded by the coding sequence ATGATTAATGTTTTAATGATTGAAGATGATGTTGAGTTTGCACAAATTTTATCTGAATATTTACTTAAATTTAATATAAAAATAACCAATTATGAAGACCCTTATCTTGGACTTAGCGCTGGGGTTAAAAACTACGATCTACTTATTCTTGATTTAACTTTGCCTGGAATGGACGGGCTTGAGGTGTGTAGAGAAATTCGTGAAAAATATGATATCCCTATAATTATATCTTCAGCTAGAAGTGATGTTAGTGACCGTGTAATTGGGCTTCAAATAGGTGCGGATGACTATATGCCAAAACCATATGATCCAAAAGAGATGTATGCAAGAATTATGAGTCTTATAAGACGCTATAAAAAAACATCAGAAGCACAAGAATCCGAAATTGATAGTGCTTTTAGAGTTGATGAAAAAAGACATGAAATTTATTACAACAATGAACCGCTAGTATTAACGCCAGCTGAATATGAAATTCTAGAATATCTAATCAAACAACACAGCTTTTCAGTATCAAGAGAACAACTTGTATATAATTGCAAAAGCCTAAAAGACAAAGATTCTAAAAGTCTTGATGTTATTATAGGAAGGCTTCGTGCTAAAATAGGTGATAATTCTAAAAATCCTAAACATATTTTCTCTGTTCGTGGTATAGGATATAAACTCATAGGATGA